A part of Cydia strobilella chromosome 15, ilCydStro3.1, whole genome shotgun sequence genomic DNA contains:
- the LOC134748007 gene encoding general odorant-binding protein 72-like isoform X2 → MTMKQIKATGKTIRKTCQPKNNVADEKIDPLAQGEFIAEKEVMCYMACVMKMAGTIKNGKLSYDAAIKQADMLLPAEIKEPAKAALTACKKVPDGYKDICEAAFHVTKCIYNHNPDIFFFP, encoded by the exons ATGACCATGAAACAGATAAAAGCTACCGGGAAAACCATACGAAAAACTTGTCAACCAAAAAACAACGTGGCAGATG aaaaaatagaTCCTCTGGCCCAAGGGGAGTTCATCGCGGAGAAAGAAGTTATGTGTTACATGGCTTGCGTAATGAAAATGGCTGGCACC ATCAAAAATGGAAAATTGAGCTACGATGCCGCGATAAAGCAGGCGGACATGCTCTTACCGGCGGAAATCAAGGAGCCCGCAAAGGCGGCTTTGACTGCATGCAAGAAAGTTC CGGACGGCTACAAGGATATTTGCGAAGCTGCATTCCAcgtaacaaaatgtatttacaacCACAACCCTGACATATTCTTCTTTCCTTAA
- the LOC134747722 gene encoding general odorant-binding protein 19d-like, producing MSKLLQFLLCCCVVGLSYCKTEAEVKQYLLKLGVTCSKDHMITPDEMVMLQKHKMPDSENARCLMACVYRKATWMDDKGMFDVAAASAMAEKDHGEDATMTKNSKKLFDHCKSVNDETVKDGEKGCERAALLFNCLTENSSKMGFKI from the exons ATGTCAAAGTTATTACAATTTCTACTATGTTGTTGCGTAGTAGGACTatcctat TGCAAGACCGAGGCCGAAGTGAAGCAGTATTTACTGAAGCTAGGCGTGACATGTAGCAAGGACCACATGATCACACCCGACGAGATGGTCATGCTGCAAAAACACAAGATGCCCGACAGCGAGAATGCGAGGTGCTTGATGGCTTGCGTTTATAGGAAGGCCACTTGG ATGGATGATAAAGGCATGTTTGACGTAGCTGCAGCTTCAGCGATGGCTGAAAAAGATCACGGAGAAGACGCCACtatgactaaaaattccaagAAATTATTCGATCACTGCAAATCAG TAAACGACGAAACCGTAAAAGATGGAGAGAAAGGATGCGAAAGAGCAGCTTTGTTGTTCAATTGCCTAACTGAAAATTCTTCTAAG atgggattcaaaatataa
- the LOC134747997 gene encoding uncharacterized protein LOC134747997, which yields MDVSSKSVCLFSIFLLFILSVHGQDKCVKRNSCSCVFPNGTGIDLSPSAKNSVYTSKTTYDEKNNGIEIVVTTYYYHPCSDVLLTIDQSTSMNGTTCNRTLSLCRHTSTWNGTIKNKLAKYGDVFEFLGSSNDTAEGVEFSNDGRYIKYFNKTSFSIVDLICTETDDQFYFKDATEPDQIELAFFSRNACLRQIESSRSVGSTLLIIFFSFVIFYLVLGVCTKKFLMGATGIEVIPNLMFWSELPNLVKDGWAFALNGFKLPARGPGPATSPDPNSYDSI from the exons atggaCGTATCATCCAAGAGTGTTTGtttattttcgatttttttactttttattctaTCAGTACATGGGCAGGATAAGTGCGTTAAAAGAAATTCGTGTAGTTGCGTATTTCCCAATGGCACGGGTATTGACTTATCCCCGTCTGCGAAGAATTCTGTCTACACATCGAAGACCACTTATGACGAGAAAAATAATGGCATAGAAATAGTGGTGACCACTTATTATTATCATCCATGCTCCGACGTATTACTGACAATTGATCAGTCGACGTCTATGAATGGAACCACTTGCAATAGAACTTTGTCG CTATGTAGGCATACAAGCACTTGGAATGGAACTATTAAAAACAAGCTGGCTAAATATGGAGACGTTTTTGAATTTTTGGGAAGTTCAAATGATACTGCTGAAGGTGTTGAGTTTTCAAATGATGGTAGATACATCAAGTACTTTAATAAAACATC GTTCTCAATTGTGGATTTGATATGTACCGAAACTGATGATCAATTCTATTTTAAGGATGCAACTGAGCCAGATCAAATT gaACTTGCTTTCTTCTCGAGAAATGCTTGTCTTCGACAAATTGAGTCCAGCCGGTCTGTGGGGTCCACACTACTGATCATATTCTTCTCATTTGTTATTTTCTACCTGGTCCTCGGAGTTTGTACCAAGAAGTTCTTGATGGGAGCCACGGGCATTGAAGTTATACCAAATCTGATGTTCTGGTCTGAATTGCCGAATCTTGTTAAG GACGGCTGGGCGTTCGCCCTGAACGGCTTCAAGCTGCCGGCGCGCGGGCCCGGTCCCGCCACGTCGCCCGACCCCAACAGCTACGACTCCATATAA
- the LOC134747988 gene encoding GATOR complex protein NPRL3 has protein sequence MEVNPLNIFFVKSDSKGDRLLFRYPYTCENRDESKQKKCGRLNPYAVNSAEDLLQNPQSQTSNICKGQLSGFTDEMLSTLFAVKAELCNRKFELKVNDVRFVGHPTLLPYRTNKDDTAAMILINIVFALQASASHSIVKCYYDLSKRLGKALRHEEKRCSYLTEEMKIMLAAHDEVSALDSESNSGENDEEEENSRHSVSSTTYIDMGTESPRSAFHLILQRSSLARAMKSVFEELSSTGLVQVRINKWVLLSFCLPHKAHQIHNRGLIIEPETIDKCLQKLKPYHGMLLMVNPNDLLASIPLDGSPALLRLIKLYSPLKSLQTIAIEADLSLTQVFQLTGHLVYWAKATVIYPLCEGNVYVVAPCANVHTHSPLVEEFAKEFPGLCLLQMLSEFSLPAPLWYISRGGVGGGGGGGGGGQRLGRVVAWLLRRRLLLQLHTYVQFNSPHWGPDTTPDGKEYFCEKHDGYNRSCSVSFSSLNQMQLNVPEPVEPRVSSSTFPDSDEDYPTENNLNQTDFSHTKPIVIESDHTKFGFNEADSANHSFDDGVDVVDGLIKTNGEHDKDKKKHGNSVDSGISNNINGVLTENGVNEPKLTSRLSNLSLKDTESTLNISSDEDRFESDHDVSPRMKNVNGYTNGVEKKNGVSLNLKLQSEMSFQPPTVWSVPASCDVVDACRIPAEPPSTESLLDTFTPEERAALADIPASKHTDDLLLLAQLHKKGYLRGEQHLEEIMFMENVTRSQLMQLLDKFKDVLITFETEDPAVAMLYPYQ, from the exons ATGGAAGTAAACCCTTTAAACATTTTCTTCGTGAAGTCGGACAGTAAAGGAGATAGGTTGCTGTTCAGATATCCTTACACGTGTGAGAATAGAGATGAAAGTAAGCAGAAGAAATGTGGCCGCCTTAATCCTTATGCAGTAAATTCGGCGGAGGACCTTCTCCAGAATCCACAGTCTCAGACATCTAACATTTGCAAGG GGCAATTGAGTGGCTTCACAGATGAAATGCTATCCACCCTGTTTGCAGTGAAAGCTGAGCTGTGCAACAGGAAATTTGAACTTAAAGTTAATGATGTGCGGTTTGTGGGGCACCCGACCCTGCTTCCGTACCGGACTAACAAGGATGATACTGCTGCCATGATActgattaatattgtttttgcaCTTCAAGCATCGGCTAGCCATTCTATTG TCAAATGTTACTATGATCTAAGTAAAAGACTGGGTAAAGCACTAAGACATGAGGAAAAAAGGTGTTCATATTTAACAGAAGAAATGAAAATTATG TTAGCGGCACACGACGAAGTATCAGCGTTAGATAGCGAAAGTAATTCCGGCGAGAATGACGAAGAGGAGGAGAACTCCCGGCACTCCGTCAGTTCCACCACGTACATAGACATGGGGACGGAGTCGCCGCGGTCGGCGTTCCACCTCATACTGCAGCGGAGTTCGCTGGCCAGAGCCATGAAATCGGTGTTTGAGGAGCTGAGCAGTACTG GTCTAGTCCAAGTACGGATAAACAAGTGGGTTCTCCTGTCCTTCTGTTTGCCCCACAAGGCCCACCAAATCCACAACAGAGGGCTCATTATAGAGCCCGAAACCATAGACAAATGTTTGCAGAAACTAAAGCCATACCATGGGATGCTTCTTATGGTGAACCCTAATGACTTACTGGCATCAATACCTCTGGATGGAAGCCCGGCGTTGCTGAGGCTTATAAAGTTGTATAGTCCTTTAAAAAGTCTGCAGACTATTGCCATTGAAGCGGATTTGAGTCTTACACAG gTTTTCCAGCTGACCGGTCACTTAGTGTACTGGGCTAAAGCAACCGTCATATATCCGCTATGCGAAGGAAACGTGTACGTAGTGGCACCATGCGCCAATGTTCACACACATTCGCCGCTGGTCGAAGAGTTCGCCAAGGAGTTCCCCGGCCTGTGTCTGCTGCAG ATGCTAAGCGAGTTTTCGCTGCCGGCGCCGCTGTGGTACATATCTCGCGGGGGCgtgggcgggggcggcggcgggggcggcggcgggcagcgcctCGGCCGCGTGGTGGCGTGGCTGCTGCGGCGCCGCCTCCTCCTCCAACTGCATACATATGTGCAGTTCAACTCGCCGCACTGGGGGCCCGACACCACCCCAG ATGGCAAAGAGTATTTCTGCGAGAAGCACGATGGCTATAACAGATCCTGCAGCGTTTCCTTCTCATCACTAAATCAGATGCAACTGAACGTCCCCGAGCCAGTCGAGCCAAGAGTCAGCTCCAGTACTTTCCCCGACTCAGATGAAGATTATCCCACAGAGAATAACCTTAATCAAACAGACTTCTCACACACGAAACCAATTGTGATAGAATCTGACCATACCAAATTTGGATTTAACGAAGCGGATTCAGCCAACCACAGCTTCGATGACGGCGTAGATGTTGTAGACGGCCTAATAAAAACAAACGGAGAACACGACAAAGACAAGAAGAAACATGGGAATTCTGTCGACAGTGGGATATCTAACAACATTAACGGTGTTCTTACAGAAAATGGTGTTAATGAACCTAAATTAACATCAAGATTATCGAACCTGTCTTTGAAAGACACAGAAAGCACTTTAAACATAAGTAGCGATGAGGACAGATTCGAAAGCGACCATGATGTGTCACCGAGGATGAAGAACGTTAACGGGTACACGAATGGTGTGGAAAAGAAGAATGGGGTATCGCTGAACCTGAAATTACAAAGTGAAATGAG CTTTCAGCCGCCGACAGTGTGGAGCGTCCCCGCGAGCTGCGACGTGGTGGACGCCTGTCGGATACCCGCGGAGCCGCCCAGCACCGAGTCTCTATTGGACACGTTCACCCCTGAGGAACGTGCTGCGCTAGCTGACATACCCGCCTCTAAACACACCGATGATCTGCTGCTACTGGCGCAGTTACACAAGAAAG GCTACCTACGGGGCGAACAGCATCTCGAAGAAATAATGTTCATGGAGAACGTAACGCGATCACAGCTGATGCAACTACTAGACAAGTTCAAGGATGTGCTCATCACCTTCGAAACTGAGGATCCTGCCGTCGCTATGCTATATCCATACCAATAA
- the LOC134747982 gene encoding motile sperm domain-containing protein 1-like produces the protein MKNFPVFVFPVSLEFYLSARHTHKQLLTVYNPYDFSVNFKVLCTAPNKFTVIDPEGLIAPQSCIDIVVRYTQPSVLHCNTTEKFRITMYDRNTQQALGKRDIPTKLLEGEPINPNLESLGDSFHPLSSRVVPQKQAEEHMHDKCNHSHHREHQPVNVVAVAVSICCIAALLLPTQPETVVESQFPEWLHIGSNLKLVFSFVLGLVSMLVLRP, from the exons atgaagAATTTCCCTGTGTTCGTGTTTCCCGTTTCTCTAGAGTTTTATCTGAGTGCTCGTCATACACACAAACAGTTATTGACTGTTTACAATCCATACGATTTCTCTGTAAATTTTAAAG TGCTATGTACTGCTCCGAATAAGTTCACAGTAATCGATCCTGAAGGGTTGATAGCTCCTCAAAGCTGCATTGATATTGTTGTGCGATACACCCAACCATCTGTATTGCATTGCAACACAACAGAGAAGTTTCGAATTACTATGTACGACAGAAATACCCAGCAG gcACTGGGCAAAAGGGATATCCCGACAAAATTATTAGAAGGTGAACCCATAAACCCTAACCTGGAGAGCTTAGGAGACAGTTTCCACCCCCTATCTTCCAGAGTGGTCCCCCAGAAACAGGCAGAAGAACATATGCATGACAAATGCAACCATTCACATCACAG AGAACATCAGCCAGTAAATGTAGTGGCAGTAGCAGTGAGCATATGCTGCATTGCGGCACTTCTACTTCCGACCCAACCGGAAACGGTAGTAGAATCACAGTTCCCGGAGTGGCTCCACATTGGATCCAACCTCAAACTAGTGTTTTCTTTCGTCCTAGGGCTTGTCAGTATGCTAGTTTTACGACCATAA